A single window of Granulicella mallensis MP5ACTX8 DNA harbors:
- a CDS encoding DoxX family protein: MRAGLIVMGVFYVAAGTAHFIATRVYESIMPAYLPAHHELVLLSGVAEIAGGLGVLIPRTRQAAAWGIVLLLVAVMPANVWMAQHPELYTNIPRWVIWFRLPLQLPLIWWAWLYTRSSVEFDLLAQEQ; the protein is encoded by the coding sequence ATGCGCGCCGGTCTAATCGTGATGGGAGTGTTTTACGTGGCAGCGGGTACGGCGCATTTTATTGCGACCCGCGTGTATGAGAGCATCATGCCCGCTTACCTCCCGGCGCATCACGAGCTTGTATTGCTGAGTGGAGTTGCTGAGATTGCGGGTGGGCTTGGCGTCCTCATTCCGAGGACCCGTCAGGCTGCGGCGTGGGGGATTGTTCTGTTGCTCGTTGCGGTGATGCCTGCGAATGTTTGGATGGCCCAGCACCCGGAACTCTATACGAATATTCCGCGTTGGGTGATCTGGTTTAGGCTGCCGTTGCAGTTGCCGTTGATCTGGTGGGCGTGGCTGTATACGCGCAGTTCTGTTGAGTTCGATTTATTGGCTCAGGAGCAATGA
- a CDS encoding undecaprenyl-diphosphate phosphatase has product MPLLKVLILAIVQGLAELLPVSSSAHVVVAEKLLGLDPSSPEMTLVLVMLHTGTMFAVIFYFWAQWKRAYFATADAFKRFAIRAIWATGLTAVIGYPIIKIIEKTAFKGAPKAEIELLFSRLDLVAYALFAAGLIILWAGMKERAAETASTTAYDRSVTRSGDNVTFSQAGWMGAVQGLCMPFRGFSRSGATISAGLLTGANRERAERFSFALAVILTPPVIAVEAHRLLKASHEAAAAGMPINLHASLIASLLGMVFSFFAGLAALRWLSSWLENGRWYLFGIYCLVASCVVFYLHHIGY; this is encoded by the coding sequence ATGCCTCTACTGAAGGTTTTAATCCTGGCCATCGTTCAGGGACTCGCCGAACTCCTGCCTGTCTCCAGCTCCGCTCATGTTGTCGTCGCGGAAAAACTGCTGGGGCTCGATCCCTCCTCGCCAGAGATGACCCTGGTGCTCGTGATGCTGCATACCGGCACCATGTTTGCCGTCATCTTCTACTTCTGGGCGCAGTGGAAACGTGCCTACTTCGCCACCGCCGACGCCTTCAAGCGCTTCGCCATCCGCGCGATCTGGGCAACGGGGTTGACCGCCGTGATCGGTTATCCCATCATCAAGATCATCGAAAAGACAGCGTTCAAGGGTGCCCCGAAGGCCGAGATCGAACTGCTCTTTTCGCGGCTGGACCTCGTCGCCTACGCGCTCTTTGCCGCAGGCCTGATCATTCTGTGGGCAGGCATGAAAGAACGTGCGGCCGAGACGGCCAGCACCACCGCCTACGATCGCTCCGTGACCCGTTCCGGCGATAACGTCACCTTCTCGCAGGCAGGCTGGATGGGAGCCGTGCAGGGTCTCTGCATGCCGTTCCGCGGTTTCTCACGCTCGGGTGCGACCATCTCCGCAGGCTTGCTAACCGGAGCGAACCGCGAGCGTGCCGAACGTTTTTCCTTCGCGCTCGCCGTCATCCTGACTCCGCCGGTGATCGCAGTCGAAGCTCATCGCCTGCTGAAGGCTTCGCACGAAGCTGCCGCCGCCGGTATGCCGATCAACCTGCACGCCAGCCTGATCGCTTCCCTGCTCGGCATGGTCTTCTCGTTCTTCGCCGGACTCGCCGCGCTGCGGTGGCTGAGCTCGTGGTTGGAGAACGGACGCTGGTATCTGTTCGGGATCTACTGCCTGGTCGCGAGCTGCGTGGTGTTCTATCTGCATCACATCGGGTATTAG
- a CDS encoding ZIP family metal transporter: protein MHFANEPIPLLLLIVPVFATLLGGLLALQFRRSLALLMALGAGLLLGAAFLDLLPEALSLGALVEIRSADILALVLISFLLFWSIQSGLDGLAARWGGGSDGSGRTLGKIGGGMLIFHSLRDGMAIGLSYAASHPAGYAVAVGIAAHDIGDGMNTVILTTSGDRPRLSDYLFLAADCLAPLAGGLLTVWWTFSSGSSAMLLAVASGFFLQMATSDFLPEVRQHKGLRYMLPTVLSGSALIYVANLLVDRFH from the coding sequence ATGCATTTTGCAAATGAACCGATTCCTCTTTTACTTCTTATCGTTCCTGTCTTCGCAACTCTTCTCGGCGGTCTCCTGGCACTTCAATTTCGCAGGTCTTTAGCGCTGTTGATGGCGCTGGGGGCGGGCCTGCTGCTGGGAGCCGCTTTTCTCGATCTCCTGCCTGAGGCCCTCTCTCTGGGGGCGCTGGTAGAGATACGTTCCGCCGATATCCTGGCGCTGGTTCTGATCTCCTTTCTTCTTTTCTGGAGCATCCAAAGCGGATTGGATGGATTGGCTGCACGCTGGGGTGGAGGATCGGATGGCTCGGGGAGGACGCTCGGGAAGATCGGCGGCGGCATGCTCATCTTCCACAGCCTGCGAGATGGCATGGCCATTGGCCTCTCCTATGCGGCCTCGCATCCGGCGGGCTACGCGGTCGCTGTGGGCATCGCCGCGCATGATATCGGCGACGGCATGAATACGGTCATCCTTACGACAAGCGGCGATCGACCGAGATTGAGCGATTATCTTTTTCTGGCTGCCGATTGCCTCGCTCCTCTCGCGGGTGGTCTCCTGACGGTCTGGTGGACATTTTCTTCAGGGAGTTCGGCGATGCTTCTTGCCGTGGCCTCCGGCTTCTTCCTTCAGATGGCAACCAGCGATTTCCTTCCGGAAGTGCGTCAACACAAGGGATTGAGATACATGCTCCCCACGGTGCTTTCAGGCTCCGCGCTCATCTATGTGGCCAATCTGTTGGTCGACCGCTTTCACTAA